Proteins from a single region of Tachysurus vachellii isolate PV-2020 chromosome 15, HZAU_Pvac_v1, whole genome shotgun sequence:
- the LOC132857618 gene encoding NACHT, LRR and PYD domains-containing protein 12-like isoform X1: MEALNVEPSSPVRSCLSMKSDHSMNSPLKFQEESSSTPGVEPLSPVLSCLSMKSDHSMNSPLKFQEGSSSTPGVKPPSPVPSCLSMKSDNSMNSPLKFQNETSQVPMAIQQKRLHTSPSSCVSVKSDWSMEQPISLNKSTEHRVKPPSPVPSCLSMKSDNSMNSPLKFQNETSQVPMAIQQKRLHTSPSSCVSVKSDWSMEQPISLNKSTEHRVKPPSPVPSCLSMKSDNSMNSPLKFQNETSQVPMAIQQKRLHTSPSSCVSVKSDWSMEQPISLNKSTEHRNSTKIQLNKPMTNITGISENMINSAHDSQKFSPEEESYIKLKSSLKNRFQQISDGLQRQGYSKLLNDIYTELYITEGGSGEVNNEHEVRQIEEASRIHQITDDKPIKCNDIFKALKGQDRVIRTVMTKGVAGIGKTISVQKFILDWAEGTANQDVHFIFPLPFRELNLLKDQRFSLEDLLHYFFPQLKDIKIANVTTKNIVFIFDGLDEHRLHLDFQNSMVVSEVNITTSVDVLLTNLIKGNLLPSALIWITSRPAAACQIPYEWISQVTEIRGFNDPQKEEYLRKSISDVNLANDVIKQLKLSRSLYIMCHIPVFCWISATVLEKLLKEAEGKSIPKTLTQMYTHFLIIQTHIRKEKYNEEQRDDKEMIFKLGELAFKQLLKGNLIFYEDDLKECGINVNDAVVNSGVCTRIFREEFDLLQSKGRVFCFVHLSIQEHLAALYVHIDFSRGNNTVLHQWNPTKCAIKFTCMSLAELHKTAVDKALQCKSGEFDLFLRFLLGISQESNQALLQALITQTSESSSQSVQQTIEYIKIRLRMRLDPEKYINLFHCLNELNDFSLEEEIQEFQRSRRLAKTKLSPSQWAALVFVLLTSGNSLDVYDLRKYCMDNSDECLQRMLPVVKLSRTAEVRNCNLLDKGFRALTTAISSKSSSLRELKLGSNVLHQSGIRIISEGLQSPHCKLEILELSDCAIQAEDCSPLFSALNSNPSQLRVLDLSFNPLGASGTSGIILLSDALRNPHCRLETLKLYSCQLSSQCCPYLAEALKNNSSLIELDLSKNALNFRGVQQLSKGLGNPSCKLSVLNLSDCGITSNGFRSLFDALNSNPSHLTELCLNRNKFGDIGVQYISDHLSKPCCRLEKLSLSYCFVTEIGCTALASALALNPSHLKELQLTGNQPGNTGREKLSVLQQHKDYRLEKLKL; this comes from the exons ATGGAAGCCCTCAA tgtagaACCGTCTTCGCCTGTAAGGAGCTGCTTGTCAATGAAAAGTGACCATTCAATGAACTCTCCACTGAAGTTTCAGGAAGAATCATCAAGCACTCCTGG CGTAGAACCTTTGTCACCTGTATTGAGCTGCTTGTCAATGAAAAGTGACCATTCAATGAACTCTCCACTGAAGTTTCAGGAAGGATCATCAAGCACTCCTGG AGTAAAACCACCTTCACCTGTACCAAGCTGTCTGTCGATGAAAAGTGATAATTCAATGAACTCTCCACTGAAGTTTCAAAATGAAACATCACAAGTTCCCAT GGCAATTCAACAGAAAAGATTACACACTTCACCATCcagctgtgtgtctgttaaAAGTGACTGGTCTATGGAACAACCAATTTCTTTGAACAAATCTACTGAGCACAG agtaAAACCACCTTCACCTGTACCAAGCTGTCTGTCGATGAAAAGTGATAATTCAATGAACTCTCCACTGAAGTTTCAAAATGAAACATCACAAGTTCCCAT GGCAATTCAACAGAAAAGATTACACACTTCACCATCcagctgtgtgtctgttaaAAGTGACTGGTCTATGGAACAACCAATTTCTTTGAACAAATCTACTGAGCACAG AGTAAAACCACCTTCACCTGTACCAAGCTGTCTGTCGATGAAAAGTGATAATTCAATGAACTCTCCACTGAAGTTTCAAAATGAAACATCACAAGTTCCCAT GGCAATTCAACAGAAAAGATTACACACTTCACCATCcagctgtgtgtctgttaaAAGTGACTGGTCTATGGAACAACCAATTTCTTTGAACAAATCTACTGAGCACAG GAATAGTACCAAGATTCAACTAAACAAGCCAATGACAAACATAACTGGAATTTCAGAAAACATGATTAACTCTGCTCATGACTCTCAAAA GTTCTCACCTGAAGAAGAATCATACATAAAATTAAAATCCAGTCTAAAGAATCGATTTCAGCAGATATCTGATGGCCTACAAAGACAGGGATATTCAAAACTTCTCAATGACATCTACACAGAGCTTTACATCACAGAGGGAGGAAGTGGAGAAGTGAATAATGAACATGAAGTGAGGCAGATTGAAGAAGCATCAAGGATTCACCAGATAACAGATGACAAGCCAATTAAATGCAACGACATCTTCAAAGCCTTAAAAGGACAAGATAGAGTCATTAGGACTGTGATGACAAAGGGAGTTGCTGGAATTGGAAAAACAATCTCTGTGCAGAAattcattctggactgggctgaaggcACAGCGAATCAAGATGTCCATTTCATATTCCCACTTCCCTTCAGGGAGCTTAACCTGTTGAAGGACCAGCGGTTCAGTCTGGAGGATCtgcttcattatttctttccaCAGCTAAAAGATATAAAGATTGCGAATGTCACGACAAAAaacattgtgttcatttttgatGGTCTGGATGAACATCGTTTACACCTGGATTTTCAAAACAGTATGGTTGTTAGTGAGGTAAATATCACTACCTCAGTTGATGTTTTGCTGACAAACCTCATCAAGGGGAATCTTCTTCCTTCTGCACTCATTTGGATAACCTCCAGACCAGCAGCAGCTTGTCAAATTCCTTATGAATGGATAAGTCAGGTCACAGAGATCCGAGGATTTAATGACCCTCAGAAGGAAGAGTACTTAAGAAAGAGCATCAGCGACGTAAACCTGGCCAATGATGTCATCAAACAACTAAAGTTGTCAAGGAGCCTCTATATCATGTGCCACATACCGGTGTTTTGTTGGATTTCAGCAACTGTTTTAGAGAAGTTGTTAAAAGAAGCGGAGGGCAAATCAATtcccaagactctgactcaaatgtacacacattttCTCATAATTCAGACTCACATTAGAAAGGAAAAGTATAACGAGGAACAGAGAGATGACAAAGAGATGATTTTTAAATTAGGAGAACTTGCCTTCAAACAGTTGCTAAAAGGCAATTTGATCTTCTATGAGGACGACCTGAAAGAGTGTGGCATCAACGTCAATGATGCAGTCGTGAACTCAGGAGTTTGTACCCGaatcttcagagaggagttcGATCTTCTCCAGAGTAAAGGAAGGGTGTTTTGCTTCGTACACTTAAGTATCCAGGAACATCTTGCAGCTTTGTATGTGCACATAGACTTCAGCAGAGGGAACAATACTGTGCTTCACCAGTGGAATCCGACAAAGTGCGCCATTAAATTTACATGTATGTCCCTCGCTGAACTTCACAAGACTGCTGTGGACAAAGCCTTGCAATGTAAAAGTGGGGAGTTTGACCTATTTCTCCGCTTCCTGCTTGGCATCTCTCAGGAAAGCAACCAGGCTCTGCTGCAAGCGCTGATAACACAGACATCAGAATCCAGTTCGCAAAGTGTTCAACAGACAATCGAGTACATCAAAATCCGGCTCAGGATGCGCCTTGATCCAGAGAAGTATATCAACCTGTTTCACTGCCTTAATGAACTCAATGACTTTTCTCTCGAGGAGGAGATACAAGAGTTCCAGAGATCCAGACGCCTTGCCAAAACCAAGCTCTCACCTTCACAGTGGGctgctctggtgtttgtgttgctgACCTCAGGAAACTCACTAGATGTCTATGACCTGAGGAAATACTGCATGGACAATTCAGACGAATGCCTTCAAAGAATGTTGCCTGTTGTGAAGTTGTCTAGAACAGCCGA AGTCAGAAACTGTAACCTTTTGGACAAAGGCTTTCGAGCTCTGACCACAGCCATCAGCTCAAAGTCGTCAAGCCTCAGAGAACTGAAACTCGGTAGTAATGTTTTGCATCAGTCTGGAATAAGAATTATTTCTGAAGGTCTTCAAAGTCCACATTGTAAACTGGAAATTCTGGA attGTCTGATTGTGCTATTCAAGCAGAAGACTGCAGTCCCCTTTTCTCAGCCCTTAACTCAAACCCTTCACAGCTAAGAGTGCTTGACCTGAGCTTCAATCCCCTGGGTGCATCAGGAACATCAGGAATAATCCTCCTCTCTGATGCTTTGAGAAATCCACACTGTAGGCTGGAGACATTAAA GCTTTATAGCTGTCAGCTAAGCAGTCAATGCTGCCCATACCTGGCTGAGGCGCTGAAAAATAACTCCAGTTTGATTGAGTTGGATTTGAGTAAAAATGCTCTTAATTTTCGTGGAGTACAACAGCTCTCTAAAGGCCTGGGGAATCCGTCCTGTAAACTGAGCGTTCTAAA TTTATCAGACTGTGGCATCACCAGTAACGGCTTCCGCTCGCTGTTTGACGCTCTGAATTCAAACCCCTCTCACCTGACTGAGCTGTGTCTGAACAGGAATAAATTTGGGGACATTGGAGTACAGTACATCTCAGATCATCTAAGCAAACCCTGCTGTAGGCTGGAAAAACTAAG TTTGTCATACTGTTTTGTCACTGAAATCGGTTGCACTGCTTTGGCGTCGGCTCTTGCACTGAACCCATCACACCTCAAAGAGCTGCAACTAACTGGGAACCAACCAGGGAACACTGGACGGGAAAAACTTTCAGTTCTACAACAACATAAAGACTACAGACTGGAAAAACTAAA GTTATAG
- the LOC132857618 gene encoding NACHT, LRR and PYD domains-containing protein 12-like isoform X2 — protein MEALNVEPSSPVRSCLSMKSDHSMNSPLKFQEESSSTPGVKPPSPVPSCLSMKSDNSMNSPLKFQNETSQVPMAIQQKRLHTSPSSCVSVKSDWSMEQPISLNKSTEHRVKPPSPVPSCLSMKSDNSMNSPLKFQNETSQVPMAIQQKRLHTSPSSCVSVKSDWSMEQPISLNKSTEHRVKPPSPVPSCLSMKSDNSMNSPLKFQNETSQVPMAIQQKRLHTSPSSCVSVKSDWSMEQPISLNKSTEHRNSTKIQLNKPMTNITGISENMINSAHDSQKFSPEEESYIKLKSSLKNRFQQISDGLQRQGYSKLLNDIYTELYITEGGSGEVNNEHEVRQIEEASRIHQITDDKPIKCNDIFKALKGQDRVIRTVMTKGVAGIGKTISVQKFILDWAEGTANQDVHFIFPLPFRELNLLKDQRFSLEDLLHYFFPQLKDIKIANVTTKNIVFIFDGLDEHRLHLDFQNSMVVSEVNITTSVDVLLTNLIKGNLLPSALIWITSRPAAACQIPYEWISQVTEIRGFNDPQKEEYLRKSISDVNLANDVIKQLKLSRSLYIMCHIPVFCWISATVLEKLLKEAEGKSIPKTLTQMYTHFLIIQTHIRKEKYNEEQRDDKEMIFKLGELAFKQLLKGNLIFYEDDLKECGINVNDAVVNSGVCTRIFREEFDLLQSKGRVFCFVHLSIQEHLAALYVHIDFSRGNNTVLHQWNPTKCAIKFTCMSLAELHKTAVDKALQCKSGEFDLFLRFLLGISQESNQALLQALITQTSESSSQSVQQTIEYIKIRLRMRLDPEKYINLFHCLNELNDFSLEEEIQEFQRSRRLAKTKLSPSQWAALVFVLLTSGNSLDVYDLRKYCMDNSDECLQRMLPVVKLSRTAEVRNCNLLDKGFRALTTAISSKSSSLRELKLGSNVLHQSGIRIISEGLQSPHCKLEILELSDCAIQAEDCSPLFSALNSNPSQLRVLDLSFNPLGASGTSGIILLSDALRNPHCRLETLKLYSCQLSSQCCPYLAEALKNNSSLIELDLSKNALNFRGVQQLSKGLGNPSCKLSVLNLSDCGITSNGFRSLFDALNSNPSHLTELCLNRNKFGDIGVQYISDHLSKPCCRLEKLSLSYCFVTEIGCTALASALALNPSHLKELQLTGNQPGNTGREKLSVLQQHKDYRLEKLKL, from the exons ATGGAAGCCCTCAA tgtagaACCGTCTTCGCCTGTAAGGAGCTGCTTGTCAATGAAAAGTGACCATTCAATGAACTCTCCACTGAAGTTTCAGGAAGAATCATCAAGCACTCCTGG AGTAAAACCACCTTCACCTGTACCAAGCTGTCTGTCGATGAAAAGTGATAATTCAATGAACTCTCCACTGAAGTTTCAAAATGAAACATCACAAGTTCCCAT GGCAATTCAACAGAAAAGATTACACACTTCACCATCcagctgtgtgtctgttaaAAGTGACTGGTCTATGGAACAACCAATTTCTTTGAACAAATCTACTGAGCACAG agtaAAACCACCTTCACCTGTACCAAGCTGTCTGTCGATGAAAAGTGATAATTCAATGAACTCTCCACTGAAGTTTCAAAATGAAACATCACAAGTTCCCAT GGCAATTCAACAGAAAAGATTACACACTTCACCATCcagctgtgtgtctgttaaAAGTGACTGGTCTATGGAACAACCAATTTCTTTGAACAAATCTACTGAGCACAG AGTAAAACCACCTTCACCTGTACCAAGCTGTCTGTCGATGAAAAGTGATAATTCAATGAACTCTCCACTGAAGTTTCAAAATGAAACATCACAAGTTCCCAT GGCAATTCAACAGAAAAGATTACACACTTCACCATCcagctgtgtgtctgttaaAAGTGACTGGTCTATGGAACAACCAATTTCTTTGAACAAATCTACTGAGCACAG GAATAGTACCAAGATTCAACTAAACAAGCCAATGACAAACATAACTGGAATTTCAGAAAACATGATTAACTCTGCTCATGACTCTCAAAA GTTCTCACCTGAAGAAGAATCATACATAAAATTAAAATCCAGTCTAAAGAATCGATTTCAGCAGATATCTGATGGCCTACAAAGACAGGGATATTCAAAACTTCTCAATGACATCTACACAGAGCTTTACATCACAGAGGGAGGAAGTGGAGAAGTGAATAATGAACATGAAGTGAGGCAGATTGAAGAAGCATCAAGGATTCACCAGATAACAGATGACAAGCCAATTAAATGCAACGACATCTTCAAAGCCTTAAAAGGACAAGATAGAGTCATTAGGACTGTGATGACAAAGGGAGTTGCTGGAATTGGAAAAACAATCTCTGTGCAGAAattcattctggactgggctgaaggcACAGCGAATCAAGATGTCCATTTCATATTCCCACTTCCCTTCAGGGAGCTTAACCTGTTGAAGGACCAGCGGTTCAGTCTGGAGGATCtgcttcattatttctttccaCAGCTAAAAGATATAAAGATTGCGAATGTCACGACAAAAaacattgtgttcatttttgatGGTCTGGATGAACATCGTTTACACCTGGATTTTCAAAACAGTATGGTTGTTAGTGAGGTAAATATCACTACCTCAGTTGATGTTTTGCTGACAAACCTCATCAAGGGGAATCTTCTTCCTTCTGCACTCATTTGGATAACCTCCAGACCAGCAGCAGCTTGTCAAATTCCTTATGAATGGATAAGTCAGGTCACAGAGATCCGAGGATTTAATGACCCTCAGAAGGAAGAGTACTTAAGAAAGAGCATCAGCGACGTAAACCTGGCCAATGATGTCATCAAACAACTAAAGTTGTCAAGGAGCCTCTATATCATGTGCCACATACCGGTGTTTTGTTGGATTTCAGCAACTGTTTTAGAGAAGTTGTTAAAAGAAGCGGAGGGCAAATCAATtcccaagactctgactcaaatgtacacacattttCTCATAATTCAGACTCACATTAGAAAGGAAAAGTATAACGAGGAACAGAGAGATGACAAAGAGATGATTTTTAAATTAGGAGAACTTGCCTTCAAACAGTTGCTAAAAGGCAATTTGATCTTCTATGAGGACGACCTGAAAGAGTGTGGCATCAACGTCAATGATGCAGTCGTGAACTCAGGAGTTTGTACCCGaatcttcagagaggagttcGATCTTCTCCAGAGTAAAGGAAGGGTGTTTTGCTTCGTACACTTAAGTATCCAGGAACATCTTGCAGCTTTGTATGTGCACATAGACTTCAGCAGAGGGAACAATACTGTGCTTCACCAGTGGAATCCGACAAAGTGCGCCATTAAATTTACATGTATGTCCCTCGCTGAACTTCACAAGACTGCTGTGGACAAAGCCTTGCAATGTAAAAGTGGGGAGTTTGACCTATTTCTCCGCTTCCTGCTTGGCATCTCTCAGGAAAGCAACCAGGCTCTGCTGCAAGCGCTGATAACACAGACATCAGAATCCAGTTCGCAAAGTGTTCAACAGACAATCGAGTACATCAAAATCCGGCTCAGGATGCGCCTTGATCCAGAGAAGTATATCAACCTGTTTCACTGCCTTAATGAACTCAATGACTTTTCTCTCGAGGAGGAGATACAAGAGTTCCAGAGATCCAGACGCCTTGCCAAAACCAAGCTCTCACCTTCACAGTGGGctgctctggtgtttgtgttgctgACCTCAGGAAACTCACTAGATGTCTATGACCTGAGGAAATACTGCATGGACAATTCAGACGAATGCCTTCAAAGAATGTTGCCTGTTGTGAAGTTGTCTAGAACAGCCGA AGTCAGAAACTGTAACCTTTTGGACAAAGGCTTTCGAGCTCTGACCACAGCCATCAGCTCAAAGTCGTCAAGCCTCAGAGAACTGAAACTCGGTAGTAATGTTTTGCATCAGTCTGGAATAAGAATTATTTCTGAAGGTCTTCAAAGTCCACATTGTAAACTGGAAATTCTGGA attGTCTGATTGTGCTATTCAAGCAGAAGACTGCAGTCCCCTTTTCTCAGCCCTTAACTCAAACCCTTCACAGCTAAGAGTGCTTGACCTGAGCTTCAATCCCCTGGGTGCATCAGGAACATCAGGAATAATCCTCCTCTCTGATGCTTTGAGAAATCCACACTGTAGGCTGGAGACATTAAA GCTTTATAGCTGTCAGCTAAGCAGTCAATGCTGCCCATACCTGGCTGAGGCGCTGAAAAATAACTCCAGTTTGATTGAGTTGGATTTGAGTAAAAATGCTCTTAATTTTCGTGGAGTACAACAGCTCTCTAAAGGCCTGGGGAATCCGTCCTGTAAACTGAGCGTTCTAAA TTTATCAGACTGTGGCATCACCAGTAACGGCTTCCGCTCGCTGTTTGACGCTCTGAATTCAAACCCCTCTCACCTGACTGAGCTGTGTCTGAACAGGAATAAATTTGGGGACATTGGAGTACAGTACATCTCAGATCATCTAAGCAAACCCTGCTGTAGGCTGGAAAAACTAAG TTTGTCATACTGTTTTGTCACTGAAATCGGTTGCACTGCTTTGGCGTCGGCTCTTGCACTGAACCCATCACACCTCAAAGAGCTGCAACTAACTGGGAACCAACCAGGGAACACTGGACGGGAAAAACTTTCAGTTCTACAACAACATAAAGACTACAGACTGGAAAAACTAAA GTTATAG
- the LOC132858487 gene encoding uncharacterized protein LOC132858487 → MDRSLRGRVCVRGGRGGQRRQRTVISDEIRATVIDHVLVHGMSMREAGQRVQPNISRFTVSTIIRRFREENRIERLPHGGGRTGMFSPHQETLIVDMVRENNAIKLSEIQQIIEDHVNFEGINSVSLSTVDRVLKRNRLRMKQLYRVPFDRNSDRVKEQRFQYVQRVLQLDAMERPHEYVLSIFAFHRVEACQAWIRHARGFFPSCLARQNVACDVDEVLWPDPVQRHDAVAE, encoded by the exons ATGGATAGAAGTCTGAGAggaagagtttgtgtgagaggaGGTCGAGGTGGTCAGCGAAGACAAAGAACAGTAATATCTGATGAAATCAGAGCTACTGTGATTGACCATGTACTTGTCCATGGTATGAGCATGAGGGAGGCTGGACAAAGGGTACAACCAAACATCAGTAGATTCACTGTGTCCACCATAATCCGAAGATTTAGAGAAGAGAACAG AATTGAAAGACTGCCACATGGGGGTGGGAGGACAGGTATGTTCTCCCCACACCAAGAGACcctaattgttgatatggtccGTGAGAACAATGCCATTAAACTGAGTGAAATTCAGCAGATCATTGAGGACCATGTAAATTTTGAGGGTATCAACAGTGTCAGCCTCTCTACTGTTGATCGTGTCCTCAAGCGCAACAGACTGCGCATGAAACAGCTATACAGAGTGCCCTTTGATCGCAACTCAGACAGAGTCAAAGAGCAAAGATTCCAGTATGTACAG AGGGTTCTTCAACTGGATGCAATGGAAAGACCCCATGAATACGTTTTATCAATCTTTGCCTTCCACC GTGTGGAGGCATGCCAAGCCTGGATACGGCATGCCAGGGGTTTTTTCCCCAGTTGCCTGGCCAGACAAAATGTGGCCTGTGATGTGGATGAAGTCCTGTGGCCTGACCCAGTACAGAGACATGATGCTGTGGCTGAGTGA